GTTTCTCCTACAacgtccccccccaaaaaaaaaaaattttatttgctattttccattcttctttaaGGATGGACGGCTTTGTATAATATTATGGCACGAAAAGAATTTTGGAAGCCTTTTTCAGTGAGGGTGGGTCGTTTTGAAAGGGCCTTTCTGACCTGTGGGAATCTCCTTCCAGAAGGCAATGAGGTTCTGGTGACGCTGGACAGAAAAGTCTTTTAATGTCGACGGAGGCTGAAGCCTCTTCCTGTTGTTTTAGAATCAGAGGAACAAGAAGTGCTTGATTTCAAGGCTATGAATGGTGTAAATGTTGATTGTACGGCAGGGAAGCTGAAGAAGAAATTACAGATGATTATGGTACTGGTGTATTCTGTGGCCGACATCAGAGGTCAACTGGTGTTAGTTGTGGAAGTTTCTCATTGCTCGATCGTTTTGTAAACACCTGTATAatcttatttgtttctttgatcATTACTTAACTTTCGTCttgttgaaaaacaataaatctcACACCATTTGGTACTCTCAAAAAAGTCTGTGTACAATTCGCTCAGAATTATTTGTCGTCATTTTCAAGACTCATTTCCTTCGATGTTTTCCGACCATCATGTGTCTTTTCTTCAGCCACTACTAGTTCTAGTTCTATATAGCACCTTTTCATCACTGAACATGTATATGCAGTACTGTGCCTTGTTAACTAACAACCACTTATTTTGAGATTTGTGTtaactcgtgagagagagagagagagagagagagagagagagagagagagagagagagagagagagagagagagagagtgattaacAGAAGAAAGGTGTTGATTAACAGAAGAAAGGTTTGGCGAAGATTTCCGGAGCCAGCCAGCAACAGCAGATCAGCATTTCCAAGCAAAAAAGACCTCTGTCAACACATTTGAGATTTTTTTAGGGGTGATGGGGGAGTTATTTTGAATTGTCCTAATCCTATATTTGTGGTCTTTTTAGCGGTGTTGTTTTTCTCTATTcagttcccttttggttttgaaATCTGACATGGAAATTCGCTTAGGTTTGAAATAAGGGTTACAGACGTCCTGGAATCTTGTGCCATCAACTGGCGGCCGTCGATGGGCCAGCATGAGTGTTGTTAGACCTCATCTGTGAAACACTTTGCCGTTCTTGGGGAAAGCGCGAGTGCCTCTGCAAAGTGTGAATAATTGATATCGACCCATCCCGCCATGATAGCTAATTGGTAAATTTGTAAcatttggctaattatgaatttttggcACTTTACACTCGCgtgacattttcatattcatggaTATTAAACCACCCATGTAGATTCATTTCGCATTCACTTTATCttcagaataacttacacccagaaTGACAATTAtgatttagttttcattgtcCCTACAGGTTGGATTATAACTTCACgttgtatgaaattcactgagcCCTTCACTTATCACATGTCCTCAGAAGAAATGGTTGACCATGCAAAATTACAGAGTGAATGACAGATAATTTCGGTGATGCTTGTGTTTCGTTCTTGGTCATGCCCAAGTCAGCAGTTGTAGAAGCATTTCTGATGTCATATTTGTGTTCTTAACTTCCATGGAACTGGGAAATGCAAAGCCTGCTGTAAACATTTCGTATTCGCCTTCAGTGGCAGTGGCTGTCCATGGCGTGATGCTGGGATGCCGGAGATATGAGTAGGAGGAGTAGGGAACTCCAACAGCATGGACAGTTGCATTGGGAGAAAGCGTGAATGTAGCCACTCCCTCGTGCAGACCATGGGGGGAAGTAGAGAAGGGCGTGAGATCCCAGGCGCCTAGACATTTCAGTAGCTTGTAATAGTTCCAGCAGTCAGGCCAACCATCAGAGGTCTTCGTCATATTTACATAGATGACATAAGTTGTAGGTGTGGTAGGCTTTGGGATGAAGGTTTCACCGCAAGGATTGCTTGTGAGGGCTTTTGCTCCCTTAATGCTCTCGGCTAAGTCATGCTTCCATAAGGGTAATACAAGCCTACTGGTGTTAGTCAAAAGCACACCACTTTCCTCTACCAAAGGTATTGCTTGAAAAAACGATTCGGTTTGAAAAGGTACAGTGTTGATGCCTATACCGTAGTGTTTTGTTCGGCTTACATCTGGAAAGACGCAGTCCCTTCCATTGGCTGCGTGTTGGAAAAGCCAGAGGTCATAAAAATCATGTGCATCTCCTGCCACATTCAACCAAGACTGTAAAGCCTCCTTAACAAAAGCAACGCTTACAGCATAACCCCAGGCAACCATGGATCTTCCACGAAGTACTTTTTTGATGTCGTGTGAAATAGTCTTATGTTTTCCATGGCCACTGATGCAGTAAACTGAGGGGTCATGTTGCAAGAGCCATAAAGTCTGActcatgaaagaaaagaaatcaggTGAGACTTCTACGTCTTCATCCATCATAATCACATTTTGAGAGTCATTGTATGTTTTggcaataaaagagaaaacatctCTGTAGTAGTGGAATAACTTAGTATTGTCTGTCCCATGAGTAGATAATGTGACGTAATTGACGTCAAGGAGTTGAAGCAGTTGGATTGTCTGCCTGGAGGTGTCCCCGAGAACAACCAGGAGGTTATCAGGATGTACACCAGGAGCTGCAAGAATTCTCATCAGGGTATAGCACAGGTAACGGAACCTTTTACCAGCAGTGATAATGACAGGCACACTTTCTAAAGGATCTACAGAGGTCAAACTCAGTTTTGGCAGTAGGGGCACTGGCAAAGAGGCAGGACTGGTTTCATCGCAAAGTTCTCCTAAACCATCTTCATTGTCACAGAAGTGCCAGCGTTCATTTTCAAGAGAATCTGAAAAATTTTGATGAAGCTGTTTTTGTCTGAGAACCAACTGGGTTTCAAGGTAGGTATTGTCACTTCCTTCAATCACTGTTGCCTCGGAGAGTGTATGGCCACCCTTGATGAATATCCAGATCCAGTGGGCTGAGGGAGTCAGATGTTCAACAAACAAAGATCCCATTCTCGCAAGGTGTTGAGCTGCCTGTCTGAGTCCTACGCAGCCACTCCTTGACACCGACATCGCTACTACACGGCCAGGGCAGATGCGTTTCACGTGCCATTGAAggtcgacccagtgtgcccaGTAGTTCGTCAGAGGGAATATCTGAAAAGATGTTGACCGGACGAGAGATCAGAAGACCTTCTGAATAGTGCCCCTGTTCTTATTTTTCTATGCAAGAatgattttttgtgtattttttattttgcagtgttAGGTAGGATTTTAATCAGTCTTTTGGACAATATAACTAACTAGACAGACTGTGTGTAGGTTACGTTTTTAGTTTATTGGGATGTTTCATGAATtcctggaaaaaatgaaaatacttcagGAACCTAAGAATTAGATTATTAGTTTTTATCATGCAGTCGTAACTTTTCTTCGGGAAAATAGATTGCAAGTGTTGATCTCCCACTGTTTATTGAGGGAGAAGCAGGAAATGGTGAACTGACATTTCTTTCACGCAGTGAAATGGAGTCTTCTCAAATGACTCTTTGGACTGTGGCCGTGGAATGAATACCTTGCGGAACAGAAGGCGGCCATCTCGCTCGTTGATCACCGAGAGTGTGATTCCCTCTGGGGCTGTCtcctcgtcgtcgtcctcctcctcatcctcgtCGTCGTCGTAGTCGTCTTCGTCTTTGTTAGGTGTCGAGTCGTCTTCCCATTTCGAGTGGAGTCCTTGGATGCACTCGTCAAAGGCGTCCTTACTCTGCGAAGCTTCGCATACTTGACTACTGATGGCCCATCCTCGAGGCCCTGACCATGACGCGATTTGGAGTCTGAAACAATAACAGTGCTTTCATGGGAATTCATTATTATAAGGTCGCCGTCTTAGAAGTGATAGGCGTCCGCTGTATTTTTCGTTAGGCTTCGAACAGAGAAACAGGATTGTCATGTTACAATGCCCTGAGAATATCTTTGACATGCTTTATGTTTTTAGAACTGACACTCAAAATCCAAATGATGCGTGACCTATTGAACATACACCAACTTCCCTTTGAATGGATACAGAATAATCAAATTGAATACCtaattgcatataatatataatatatatatatatatatatatatatatatatatatatatatatatatatatatatatatatatatatatatatatatatatatatatatatatataaactgtaattctaatagccacaatgccctcttaacttctcgaattctaagcgcttttttggatatgcttgtaactacaaagccgtaagatccaaacgcaagaaattgaagagactgtgatggccggtcacGGGAAACGAaaccgcgtcaccataatcacaacgaggtcacgttgccggcctgaccacgagaaggatgaaagtctattacctctcgtacatacatatacctgtcgttttcagatatatttattagagctggaatagatccatcctcaccattgtaagAGGGCAATTTGGTTATTGCTGCTAccaatttatctatatatctatctgcctatctctATCTGTCGgtctatcatttatatatatatatataatatatatatatatatacaatatatgtgtatatatacatttatatatatatatatatatatatatatatatatatatatatatatatatatatatatatatatatgtgtgtgtgtgtgtgtgtgtgtgtgtatatgataagagggcattttggttattacttatttatctatatatctatctgcctatctctgtctacctgtctatcatataatatatatatacatatataaactgtatatatatatgcacatacatacatatactgtatatgtgtgtgtatgtatgtatatgtatatatatatatatatatatatatatatatatatataatatgtgcgtgtgtgtgtgcattatattgATGATCTATTGCTAAAACTTGCAATACTATTTTACGCGATCGTATAGCTGGAGGAAGGAGTGAAACGAGAAGTTGACGAAGCACTTACGTGTTGTGCACACttcctcagggtcaagtgatacgAAAAATCATTGTCCATGACAAGTCACCTCTGTGGCAGCATTACATGAACATAAAAACTATGGAAcaactatttaaaaactaattttctcaaaatgttgtttacaagtaatTCGTCCAGTTTGTACATCCCTGGGCTGCTGTTGATCAAACCTGCACGACTTTTCTTTCTAAACATGAttcaacaatgtttcttttcCTGGTATCTTTGGAGAACGTGATCTCTTTAGCATTTTTCCAGTTGATGGTGTGGTTGTATTCATTCATATGCTGAAATAAACCACTTGCAGTATTCCGTTCTGACAttatatttacattgttttaatcttgtttcgagATCCCTGCCACTGTCCCACATACTTTTCATTACACTGATTGCAAGGGATCTCATATGTGCAACCATTCTTCTGCATAGGGGAATTTCTGATTAACATGTTCCTAAGTACAtagttataaaaatgacattaacattAAATGGTATCAACAGCCCAGGGATGGCCATGAACTGGTTACAGTATGATAAAACAAGaaggtttttcttattaaaattactCTTATGACTAACTTCATAACTTCATATAAAGTTTTCCTTGCTTTACAGAAAGCTCTGACATAAAATCACAAGGGAATCTAAGACTTGTTGCAATCTCTCGAACTTTCCGAAGCTCAGCCTCAAGAAAGTCAGGGCAACTGACCCACAGCACTATACAAACAGACGAAAATACCATCATCTTCGTTCTCGGATGATGGTTAGAATAAAAATGTGTCTGGGATTCTATATTTGTAGACTTCCTGTACACAGAATATTTAAAATTCCTACCATTCCTCACAACTGAAACCGGACAAATTACTTGTGAATAACATTTTTAGACAGTTAGTTTTTAAATAGTTGCTCCATagcttttatgttttatgtattgtTGCCACAGAGGTGACTTGCAAAgcccgccactaacgttcagttatacctgcgcaattatgcctgtgcaggcaaaactgagcGTTAGTGGATTCAGTTTTGTCTGCACAGGCCTGTAGGGCCCCACACGGATCCACACactgtccatcttacctggccagctaatctcctcacaacgagcATCTCCGCGCACCAAATCCTTTGTACACACtgtatatttgtgttcatattgttatgttaaatgtatcattcttaacacaagcattacaatgtcagcattccagctatatgtatcataacttcatttgtGTCATGTATATTGATTAATGTGCATCTTTCCAGCCTCCAGCAAACACAGTTGTTGTACTCTGGcctctgttttgtttgcctcGTGTCGGGCACTACATTTTTGCTCGCAAAAGctttgacctgtctgtttgttgtttgaataaatcagtaagtttgtagacgcaacCTCTTACTCATGCTTTGCTACATTGGTGACAATGGAGATGACCAGCCCAGCCAGCCCCAATGACGCCAGCCTCTCCAACGACACAGTTGCCGCTGCCTCTATACATCTGTTCCCATTTACGCCCCACAACCAACAAGCTTGGTTGCTCAGGGCAGAGACAATCTTCcaatcaaagaaaattacctcCTTGGCACGCAAAGCAGACGACGTTTTCAAGCAGGTCGCAGGATGGCTCGCAGAACTGCAAACCcgtcacctacaaatcactgaaggatcagccgaagtcatccttcagcatgccacctaccctaagagccaagaaattcatGAATAACGTGGGGACAGCCATAGGAGACGAGCGGCCATTGCATGTCTACAAGCGGTTGCAGAGGCTCATAACATTCCCTGCCACAGACGGCCAACCCGAGTCAACCCTTGACCTGGTGAGGGCGGTCCTCCTCAAAACTACCCCGCCAAACAGTGGCAGCAATACCCAACACCTCCACCATACTCGTTGAAGAATTCCTAAAATTGGTCGACAGTACACATGGCCCACAAGACAGCGgagcccacccagccacccagagcagcagcagcaagatGGTCCCAGCAGTCAACTGACACGAAATCCGACAGCGACCCAGAGAGACCAGCCACCCCCATCCACAAACACAGCTTCCACAAACAATTCATCAAAgggaagaccagacagaagaaaaatgaaccaccagagggaatgtgcTTTTTCCTTTGCAAATTTGGAAAAAATGCACGCAAATGTAACAAGGGCTGCCTGttttaaaaaaacatgcaagaggatGGTATCCATGACCCAAACAACTAAACATCAGCAGTGAGCAGACTGGTTGCCTCATAAGAGAAGCTGTGCACGTTTATggctgtctttcttccagatacGAACGCAAGGGCTCCACGTGTTTATTCGTCTGGGATGAAAGGTTGAACACAGAATTCCTCATGGACACCGGAGTatgcaaatcatttgtgccagccagccTGCATGAACGactcaccccctccccacccaccaacCTTCATGTATCCACCACCAGTGGAGTGCCACTCAAGATGTACAGGAAGCGAAATATGAATGTGTCATTCAACGGGAAAAACTACAGGTGGACCTTCATCATGGCAGATGTGACAgtagcacttttaggagcagacttcttAAAAACACATGACATGCTAGTGGACAcagcatcaaaacaactgattCCAAAAACAGCTCCAGTAGCATTTCCTCAACAGCTGTGCAAACAACCCACCACTACATCGTCACCGCAACAGCAGAGACGACAAACAGGGCCCGTTGCAGCAGCTACCCCACTGCCAGAGATACGCCAACTTCTGCAAGACTACGAAGAGGTCTTCAAAGATGACCTGCAGCACAACTTAAtcaaaccagcaaaacacaacacCCAGCACCACATAGAAATGGAAGGCCCCCCAGTCCACGCACTCGTCAGACGGTTATCTCCAGAGAAACTTGCCCACACCAAACAAGTGTTCAGGGAAGTGGAgaatgcaggaatatgccaacaagcccccagcccatgggcatccccctCCACACAGTACCAAAACCCAACGGAACATGGCGCCCATGTGGAGGCTACCAGTGGTTAAGTGTCAATATACAGTTACTGAACATAGCAGATATAACCAACCAAATGAAcggagcaaagatcttcaccagaatagatctgctgaagggatacttccaaatTCCAGTAGCGaaggaagatatagaaaagacCGTGATCATCACCCCCTTCGGCACCTACatgttcaactacagctgtttcggcCTACGGAACGCAGGGGTaaccttccaaagacttatgGACGAACtgtggtatcaagccatttcatgttatcagcaagcccaagatcactcagcaacagagagaaggccgtgcatggttttgtggttcatttcttaaagattgggatggagctgactttctccatgttgccgcatcagatgataTTCAGGAAGCCAGATCACAAAAATGACGTCATTTggactgcaaagttggatgatatcagtgatgacgtgcgcaatcgccaagttgtgaaatttcctgaatgtttgggaatttttctgtttcacagccaaacggttaatgtgcatcattaaagaaaaaggacagtcatggaatggcgaatactttagagaaactgtgcttactggtggagtattccctttcctcaaagatcctgaaaatgtgttatctgttgaagaagtcacatttttgcatgataaggcaccatgtttcgaggctcttcagacacacgagctgcttcgaaacagttgtattgatttcttctcgtcaagtgaacttccaggtagctcccttgaccttaatgtgtgtgaaaacattggtagtatcttaaaggatcgtgttgaagcacacacagtgaactatgatggtataccaagcctcaacgacctgcgaagataggtgaccgaagtgctcaggggaatggagtttgagtctcagcttttttgtgatttgctgaaatcatacccctcaataatgcaggctgtggtacaggcagatggaggccacacaaaatattaaatactcagagagaaacttaagtaaatacctgttctgaattacttttatttttgtccatatcaattttagtttatgctgtagaggggggccctctaatttcaaaaacaccctatatatatatatatatatatatatatatatatatatatatatatatatatatatatatatatatatatatatatatatatatatatatatatatatgtgtgtgtgtgtgtgtgtgtgtatgtatgtatatatatatatatatgtgtatttatatatattgtatatttatatatatatatatttgtatatatgtatatatatttatatgtatatatgtatatgtataactgaatcacgaaaatatggaacgtgaagagtatgtaaataaagataaaatccacgaaggaaagggaaacactggggtgctgcgaggcctttcgactctttcgtcctttacttagcagactgaagaaatataaaagtaagtttacaaagaaagctcatataaatgacagatggggattataaaggaaaaatatgtgatcttcctcaaaatcatgttgacataattaaaggtattgtttatggagctgcgaatgttaggcatgaaagtagtTTCCCTGCTCGCTctaagaaaagcttgaccgaacttgaaaaagacaatacaatccacatcacaaaagctgataaatcgaatagtattgtaattttatatgcaagccctactggatgatgatacgacttacaaaaaactaacaaaaaatccccttgatcaggtcatgaaaaatttcaatagcacagtgaaaaaaatccttaaagataaaagaaagtactaataggtcagttgtcagtaaaatttcccttgttaccttacttgtacggattatcAGTACTattggctcagtatcatataaacttccgaaatatattaccaagctctcttccccgttacttggaactatctccgattctcacttatataattgtctagatttagtcgataaattaaataaaatcactttatgccccactgatagattcgttagttttgatgtctgttctctttttactaaagtccctgttgattctattttagagtatcttagtaatgatctaatccatcacgaattacctctacctgtaagccATATTACTtgactcactaggttgtgcatttgtgattgtaagtttatatttaatagtgcattttatcaacaaatgtttggtatggcaatgggcaaccctttatccccactcctctcaaacttgtacatggaattctttgaaaaacgatatttgcctaatatcatttatactcctttaaagtggtgtaggtatgttgacgatattttagctgtttgcctgctggtattgatgtaaatgatttactctaatttgaataaccaggtaccatccattaagtttactttagaattagaaaaagacaattgcctccctttcttaggtgttttaatatatagagaaccatttcaatgcaaaatcgatatttataggaaaccaaccaataacttatgtccatttttattcaggccatcaccttgacatcaaaatatcaattttttcttctatgtttttacgagctttgcgcattgtcaatccctagtatttggatcaagaaattgaatacttACGAAAAATAGgtacagatttatgttatccttcatatatactaggtatttgttataacaaagcccacagaaagttttatagtgaaagtaatatggagaaagaaaccccaaaGAACATTCTtaacttgccttattttagtggttttaaaacataaaatcattattaaaaccttgtaatgtcaacctcgtttttttctat
This genomic interval from Macrobrachium rosenbergii isolate ZJJX-2024 chromosome 56, ASM4041242v1, whole genome shotgun sequence contains the following:
- the LOC136836603 gene encoding protein O-linked-mannose beta-1,2-N-acetylglucosaminyltransferase 1-like; amino-acid sequence: MSERNTASGLFQHMNEYNHTINWKNAKEITFSKDTRKRNIVESCLERKVVQGSWCMFNRSRIIWILSVSSKNIKHVKDILRALLQIASWSGPRGWAISSQVCEASQSKDAFDECIQGLHSKWEDDSTPNKDEDDYDDDEDEEEDDDEETAPEGITLSVINERDGRLLFRKIFPLTNYWAHWVDLQWHVKRICPGRVVAMSVSRSGCVGLRQAAQHLARMGSLFVEHLTPSAHWIWIFIKGGHTLSEATVIEGSDNTYLETQLVLRQKQLHQNFSDSLENERWHFCDNEDGLGELCDETSPASLPVPLLPKLSLTSVDPLESVPVIITAGKRFRYLCYTLMRILAAPGVHPDNLLVVLGDTSRQTIQLLQLLDVNYVTLSTHGTDNTKLFHYYRDVFSFIAKTYNDSQNVIMMDEDVEVSPDFFSFMSQTLWLLQHDPSVYCISGHGKHKTISHDIKKVLRGRSMVAWGYAVSVAFVKEALQSWLNVAGDAHDFYDLWLFQHAANGRDCVFPDVSRTKHYGIGINTVPFQTESFFQAIPLVEESGVLLTNTSRLVLPLWKHDLAESIKGAKALTSNPCGETFIPKPTTPTTYVIYVNMTKTSDGWPDCWNYYKLLKCLGAWDLTPFSTSPHGLHEGVATFTLSPNATVHAVGVPYSSYSYLRHPSITPWTATATEGEYEMFTAGFAFPSSMEVKNTNMTSEMLLQLLTWA